Proteins from a genomic interval of Capsicum annuum cultivar UCD-10X-F1 chromosome 4, UCD10Xv1.1, whole genome shotgun sequence:
- the LOC124897838 gene encoding uncharacterized protein LOC124897838 has product MYKGLEGAVLQGEIDPSSHGKRVILSSSFTGCARYMIQNYQDAMAICKWAGYPDLFITFTCNPRRPEIIRFLKSRGLQLEDRPEILSRVFKIKLDRLIKDFKEKQIFGRVKSAEILDELTDPHYYKAVEKFMIHGPCGLSRKTSPCMQNCRCSKNFPKKYVENTTIDEDGYPVYKRREDGRTIKREDIHLDNRYVVPHNRYLSLKYGAHINVEWCNQAKSIKYIFKYINKRNDCVTAAFTQSVHDKDSVHIDEIDMYYVCRYISPCEATWRIYGFPIHHREPVIFSDSDPIDFVVNKSSLRESQFLSLFEANKSNEEARQLTYAEFPLKFVWNKKSKEWKERNNSAFSIDRIFFVPPGSGELYYLRMLLNIIKGPKCYEYLRTVNNIVHLIFRDACYALGLLDDDKEYVDVIKEASNWGMPSYLRQLFSMLLLSNSMSRPEFVWEATSMLLSEDILHEVQRVMDNPAKRSKGDIILTVTSSGIASLLLSGGRTVHSRFAIPLNANEDSTCNIKQGSPLASLIVKMKLIIWDEAPMMHRYCFEALDKTLRDILRFEDISNLDRPFGGKTGVLGGDFRQILPVITKDWIFAVGDGIIGNSVDGIRKVSIPDNLLISDCEDPITAIVNKKKRGILAPTLDMVESINEHMVSLNQSEGTTFFSSDTICISEDTCTGLEQLHTPEFLNTIKCSGIPNHAITLKVGVPVMLLRNIDQSSGLCNGTRLIITRIGNWVIEAKVLSENMIGQKVFIPRMSLTPSDLRISFKFQRRQFSIVVSFAMTINKSQGQSLSHVGLYLKKAVFTHGQLYVALSRVTRRQGLKILTYDDEGEVSNEATNVVFKEVYPNLSVN; this is encoded by the exons ATGTACAAAGGATTAGAAGGTGCAGTTTTACAGGGAGAGATTGATCCATCTTCTCATGGCAAAAGGGTAATTCTATCATCCAGCTTCACCGGGTGTGCACGATATATGattcaaaattatcaagatgCTATGGCAATCTGCAAATGGGCTGGATATCCAGATTTGTTTATTACATTTACTTGCAATCCAAGGAGGCCTGAAATTATCAGATTCTTAAAGAGTAGAGGCTTACAACTGGAAGACCGTCCTGAAATTTTGTCAAGGgtattcaaaatcaaattagaTCGCTTGATAAAGGATTTTAAAGAGAAACAAATATTTGGAAGAGTTAAATCAG CAGAAATACTAGACGAATTGACTGACCCTCATTATTACAAGGCCGTAGAAAAATTCATGATACATGGACCATGTGGTCTTTCAAGAAAAACATCTCCATGCATGCAAAATTGTCGATGTTCAAAAAACTTTCCAAAGAAGTACGTAGAAAACACAACAATCGATGAAGATGGATATCCGGTTTATAAAAGAAGGGAGGATGGAAGAACTATTAAAAGAGAAGATATTCATTTGGATAACAGGTATGTGGTACCACATAATAGATATTTGTCATTAAAGTATGGTGCACATATTAATGTTGAATGGTGCAATCAAGCAAAATCGATAAAGTACATATTTAAGTACATAAACAAGCGAAATGATTGTGTAACCGCAGCTTTTACACAAAGTGTGCATGATAAAGATTCAGTACAtattgatgaaattgacatgTATTATGTCTGTCGTTATATTTCTCCCTGTGAAGCTACCTGGAGAATTTATGGATTTCCTATTCACCATAGAGAACCAGTTATTTTCTCTGATAGTGATCCAATTGATTTTGTTGTCAATAAATCAAGTTTAAGAGAATCACAATTTTTAAGTTTGTTTGAGGCAAACAAATCAAATGAAGAAGCAAGACAATTGACTTACGCAGAATTTCCACTGAAATTTGTATggaataaaaaatcaaaagagtggaaagaaagaaataattctGCTTTTTCTATTGATAGAATATTTTTTGTACCACCAGGTAGTGGAGAGTTATACTATCTCAGAATGTTGTTGAATATCATTAAAGGTCCTAAGTGTTATGAATATCTGCGCACAGTGAACAATATAGTTCATCTAATATTTAGAGATGCATGTTACGCATTGGGTTTATTAGATGACGACAAAGAATATGTGGATGTCATAAAGGAAGCAAGTAACTGGGGAATGCCATCGTATCTAAGACAGTTATTTTCTATGCTTTTGTTATCCAATTCAATGTCTCGGCCAGAATTTGTTTGGGAGGCGACATCGATGTTACTATCCGAAGATATCCTACATGAAGTACAACGAGTGATGGACAATCCAG CAAAAAGATCTAAAGGAGATATTATTTTAACAGTTACGTCTAGCGGAATTGCATCACTTTTATTATCCGGGGGTCGAACAGTGCATTCAAGATTTGCTATCCCACTCAATGCAAATGAAGATTCAACATGTAATATTAAACAGGGAAGCCCTCTTGCAAGTTTGATAGTGAAGATGAAGTTAATTATTTGGGATGAGGCACCAATGATGCATAGATATTGTTTTGAAGCTCTTGACAAAACTTTAAGAGATATTCTTAGATTTGAAGATATATCTAATTTAGATAGGCCATTTGGAGGTAAAACAGGTGTACTTGGTGGGGACTTTAGACAAATTCTACCAGTCATTACAAAAG ATTGGATTTTCGCAGTAGGAGATGGTATAATTGGTAATTCAGTTGATGGAATTAGAAAAGTTTCTATTCCTGATAATCTTCTTATCAGTGATTGTGAAGATCCAATTACTGCCATTGTGAACA aaaagaaaagaggaattCTAGCTCCCACTCTTGACATGGTAGAATCAATCAATGAGCATATGGTATCGCTCAATCAAAGTGAAGGTACAACCTTCTTCAGTTCTGATACAATATGTATTTCAGAAGACACATGTACAGGTTTGGAACAATTACATACTCCTGAATTCCTAAATACTATAAAATGCTCTGGAATTCCAAATCATGCCATCACTTTAAAAGTTGGTGTACCCGTGATGTTATTGAGAAATATAGATCAATCTTCAGGGCTTTGTAATGGAACAAGATTAATCATCACTAGAATTGGAAATTGGGTTATCGAGGCTAAAGTCTTATCAGAAAATATGATTGGACAAAAGGTTTTTATACCAAGAATGTCACTAACTCCGTCGGATTTGAGAATATCCTTTAAGTTTCAGAGAAGACAGTTTTCAATAGTGGTATCATTTGCCATGACTATCAATAAAAGTCAAGGACAATCTTTATCTCATGTTGGGTTATATTTGAAGAAAGCAGTTTTCACACATGGCCAGCTATATGTTGCACTATCACGGGTAACAAGAAGACAAGGATTAAAGATTTTGACATATGATGATGAAGGAGAAGTTTCAAATGAAGCAACTAATGTAGTTTTTAAAGAAGTTTATCCTAATTTGAGTGTAAATTAA